Proteins encoded within one genomic window of Candidatus Zixiibacteriota bacterium:
- a CDS encoding flippase yields MKHGAMTITHKSESDKDSSTPVRTGSIWALLTRNTVFNLLGRILPMGIAVVCIPVVVDGLGTEPFGVLTLAWMVVGYFGIFDLGVGRATTQFVARAIENNRQGDLPTVVWTSLMMLIVQGIIGAIAVAAAVPWLVKDVFTIPAGLLDEAERSFMALALSMPFIIGASGGRGVLEGHNRFGLVNAIRIPASTFNFVSPVVVLLFSQSLFYVVLVLAIGRAAVFIAFTIAAIKSLGRDWRPRTPRGALAKELLGYGGWITVTNMVGALMSFGYIDRFVVSSRLDMSAVAYYSTPFEMVTKLLFLPAALVMSLFPLFAACGMERLNDLRDLMRRSLKALMVIVAPIVILVVAFAGPGIDLWLGAEFRIESTLLLQLMAVGILMLALGTIPSGAIQAVGRPDLTAKRHIVELPLYAVASWWAAGAYGLTGVASVWLGYATVDVIVLWIISARLIDYDRSIVNRDNGWLLFSVIVVTGLAFGLTAIPGIVLRSTAVLVTLVLVTTGFWRGLMTDADRAGFIRLLGRLNRRRSESGVEV; encoded by the coding sequence ATGAAACACGGGGCCATGACCATCACGCATAAATCCGAATCAGACAAAGACAGCTCGACTCCGGTTCGTACCGGTTCGATTTGGGCTTTGTTGACCCGCAATACGGTGTTCAACCTGCTGGGACGGATTTTGCCGATGGGGATTGCGGTGGTCTGTATTCCGGTGGTGGTCGACGGGCTCGGCACGGAGCCTTTCGGGGTGCTTACCCTGGCGTGGATGGTAGTCGGTTATTTCGGCATTTTCGATTTGGGGGTGGGGCGAGCGACCACCCAGTTCGTTGCCCGCGCGATTGAAAACAATCGACAAGGGGATCTTCCGACCGTCGTCTGGACCTCGCTCATGATGCTCATCGTACAGGGGATAATCGGCGCCATTGCCGTTGCCGCCGCGGTTCCCTGGCTGGTCAAGGATGTTTTTACGATCCCGGCCGGTTTACTCGATGAGGCCGAGCGCTCGTTTATGGCGCTGGCCCTGTCGATGCCGTTCATAATCGGCGCCTCGGGTGGCCGGGGCGTGCTCGAAGGTCATAACCGATTCGGTTTAGTGAACGCGATTCGCATACCGGCAAGCACGTTTAATTTCGTTTCACCGGTGGTCGTGCTTCTATTTTCACAGAGCTTGTTTTATGTCGTGCTGGTGCTGGCGATAGGGCGTGCGGCGGTGTTCATCGCGTTTACGATTGCGGCGATCAAATCACTAGGTCGCGACTGGCGACCGCGAACGCCTCGCGGCGCATTGGCCAAAGAACTGTTGGGCTATGGCGGTTGGATTACGGTCACCAACATGGTCGGGGCATTGATGTCGTTCGGTTACATAGATCGTTTCGTGGTCTCTTCACGTTTGGATATGAGCGCCGTGGCTTACTACAGCACGCCGTTCGAGATGGTTACCAAACTGCTCTTTTTGCCGGCGGCTCTGGTTATGTCGTTGTTTCCACTTTTTGCGGCTTGTGGTATGGAACGTTTGAACGATCTGCGCGATCTTATGCGTCGTTCGCTCAAAGCCTTGATGGTAATAGTGGCCCCGATCGTGATCCTGGTGGTGGCTTTTGCCGGCCCCGGTATCGATCTCTGGCTCGGAGCGGAATTCCGCATCGAGTCGACTCTGTTGTTGCAGTTGATGGCGGTCGGTATCCTGATGCTGGCTCTGGGCACGATTCCGAGCGGGGCGATCCAGGCGGTGGGCCGACCCGATTTGACGGCCAAACGGCACATTGTCGAGTTGCCTCTGTATGCGGTCGCTTCCTGGTGGGCCGCCGGGGCATACGGATTGACCGGGGTGGCTTCGGTCTGGCTCGGATATGCCACGGTTGATGTGATCGTGCTCTGGATAATTTCTGCTCGCCTGATAGACTATGATCGCTCCATTGTGAATCGTGACAATGGGTGGTTGTTGTTTTCCGTCATTGTCGTAACCGGTCTTGCGTTCGGTCTCACTGCCATACCGGGGATCGTGTTGCGATCAACGGCGGTTCTGGTTACACTGGTTCTGGTTACGACCGGATTCTGGCGGGGACTTATGACCGATGCCGACCGGGCCGGTTTCATACGATTGCTTGGCCGTCTCAATCGCCGTCGATCCGAAAGCGGGGTTGAAGTATGA
- the rfbA gene encoding glucose-1-phosphate thymidylyltransferase RfbA, protein MTQQVHKGIILAGGAGSRLYPATQVMCKQLLPVYDKPMIYYPLSTLMMFGVTDILLISTPDDLPRFEVLLGDGSALGLRISYKEQPRPEGIAQAFILGEEFIENDPVVLILGDNIFYGKFDFLRAARDFRNGGLVFGYYVRDPQRYGVVEFDRDRRVKSIEEKPTQPKSNYAVTGLYIYDSRVVSIARSLKPSARGELEITDINNAYLREGQLRFVELGRGIAWLDTGTHESMLDASNFIATIEKRQGLKIACPEEIAYRMRLINKEQVSALVEGMVDNSYKAYLREVVREIEHGGS, encoded by the coding sequence ATGACGCAACAAGTCCATAAGGGTATTATTCTCGCCGGCGGCGCCGGAAGTCGTCTTTATCCAGCCACTCAGGTGATGTGCAAGCAACTCCTGCCGGTCTATGACAAGCCGATGATTTACTATCCGTTGTCGACCCTGATGATGTTCGGGGTGACGGATATCCTCCTGATTTCCACCCCGGATGATCTCCCGCGATTCGAAGTATTACTCGGTGACGGCTCCGCACTCGGCCTGCGAATCAGCTATAAAGAACAACCGCGACCGGAGGGGATTGCCCAGGCGTTTATTCTTGGAGAAGAATTCATCGAAAACGACCCGGTGGTGTTGATTCTCGGGGATAATATCTTCTACGGTAAATTCGATTTCCTCCGTGCGGCGCGTGATTTCCGCAACGGCGGACTGGTGTTCGGTTATTATGTGCGCGACCCGCAACGTTATGGGGTAGTGGAGTTCGATCGCGATCGGCGGGTGAAATCAATCGAGGAGAAACCCACTCAACCCAAATCGAACTATGCCGTAACCGGACTCTATATTTACGATTCCAGGGTGGTCTCAATTGCCCGGAGCCTGAAACCCTCGGCCCGTGGCGAACTCGAGATAACCGATATCAACAATGCCTATCTTCGCGAAGGGCAACTCCGCTTCGTCGAGTTGGGACGGGGAATCGCCTGGCTCGATACCGGGACTCACGAGAGTATGCTCGATGCCTCGAATTTTATCGCCACTATCGAAAAAAGGCAGGGGCTTAAAATTGCCTGTCCGGAGGAGATCGCTTATCGCATGCGCCTGATTAACAAGGAACAGGTGTCGGCATTGGTCGAAGGTATGGTTGACAATTCATACAAGGCTTACCTGCGCGAAGTAGTGCGGGAGATTGAGCATGGCGGTTCCTAA
- the rfbB gene encoding dTDP-glucose 4,6-dehydratase has translation MHQARCIAVTGGAGFIGSNLLLYLVPRHPEVKFINIDCLTYAANLTNLKSLESSANYVFERIDIRDSDALRTCFDRHEVDGVIHLAAESHVDRSIIGPQAFIETNINGTFNLLEQARQRVEQGQPFRFHHVSTDEVFGSLGTEGFFNEQSPYRPNSPYSASKAAADHLVRSYHRTYGLDCVITNCSNNYGPYQFPEKLIPLMIRNALRRMPLPVYGDGGNIRDWLYVDDHCRALELVFDRGEAGKTYVIGGHNEITNIELVRKLIALIRKNTDCEPLDELIQFVADRPGHDRRYAIDASYIETALGWKPQLCFEDGLRHTVEWYLNNQDWIESCISGEYRQYYERMYGDR, from the coding sequence ATGCATCAAGCTCGCTGTATAGCCGTGACCGGCGGCGCCGGTTTTATCGGATCGAACCTTTTACTCTATTTAGTGCCGAGACATCCCGAGGTTAAGTTTATCAATATCGACTGCCTCACCTATGCGGCCAACCTGACTAATCTGAAGAGTCTCGAATCATCCGCCAATTATGTCTTTGAGCGAATCGACATTCGCGACAGCGATGCGCTCCGGACTTGTTTTGACCGACACGAGGTTGACGGAGTTATACACCTGGCAGCAGAATCTCATGTCGATCGATCGATTATCGGTCCGCAGGCGTTTATCGAGACGAATATCAACGGGACCTTCAATTTACTCGAACAGGCACGGCAACGAGTCGAGCAAGGGCAACCGTTTCGATTTCATCACGTTTCGACCGATGAGGTGTTCGGATCACTCGGGACTGAGGGCTTTTTCAACGAACAAAGCCCCTACCGTCCGAATTCCCCGTATTCCGCCTCAAAGGCCGCGGCCGATCACCTGGTGCGCTCGTATCATAGGACCTATGGGCTTGACTGTGTGATAACGAATTGTTCCAATAACTACGGTCCATATCAATTCCCGGAGAAACTGATCCCGCTGATGATTCGCAACGCACTTCGACGGATGCCGCTGCCGGTTTACGGTGACGGCGGTAATATCCGTGATTGGTTGTATGTAGACGACCATTGCCGAGCCCTCGAACTGGTTTTTGACCGGGGAGAAGCGGGTAAGACGTATGTAATTGGCGGTCACAACGAAATAACCAATATCGAGCTGGTGCGTAAGCTCATCGCCTTGATCAGAAAAAATACCGATTGTGAACCGTTGGATGAGTTGATTCAGTTCGTTGCCGACCGTCCGGGGCATGATCGTCGCTATGCGATCGATGCTTCGTACATCGAAACCGCGTTAGGCTGGAAACCGCAGTTGTGTTTCGAGGATGGCCTTCGTCACACGGTGGAGTGGTACCTGAATAATCAGGATTGGATAGAATCCTGCATCAGCGGCGAGTATCGACAGTATTATGAACGAATGTACGGTGACCGTTGA
- a CDS encoding glycosyltransferase yields MVAEPRDLVVIPYHSWSKVQAEGARTRDAHLIVHLSELPNVRRIMIINRPVTAAECLVRTGAGRTKGEVIKKKVCRGVVRLNERTVALDYFSCDLLGPLLLRKSWFARAFGRRPFVSFVIEALAAEGFVDYDCISFNLFAAPLVRHLKCRRCLFDGWDNFLEFPEHNSHSCRLHDCYADWADMRVAWTTNSESNRDFYCSEFGLDKCEVVRNGVDVERFRKRYAAPEKLVDLPRPLVGIGAKVTHLIDTDLINYLTTAFPEVSFVLAGQILDAGQFHRIVQRPNFHYLGDIHYRDYPAFVQQFDVCLIPYVPEERQHGGDSIKFYEYLAADKPIVSTRMAGIDDSYEGVFTAQDKESFEAALRRALKIRPQPRMIPDELTWRARAEAIWRVLSSR; encoded by the coding sequence ATGGTCGCTGAACCCCGGGACCTGGTTGTTATCCCCTATCATTCCTGGTCGAAAGTCCAGGCCGAGGGTGCTCGTACGCGTGACGCCCATTTGATCGTGCATCTGTCGGAATTACCGAACGTTCGGCGCATTATGATTATAAACCGACCGGTTACGGCCGCAGAGTGTTTGGTTCGTACCGGCGCCGGGCGCACAAAAGGTGAGGTTATCAAAAAGAAGGTCTGTCGTGGAGTTGTGCGTCTAAACGAACGGACGGTGGCGCTGGATTATTTTTCGTGCGACTTATTAGGGCCGCTGCTTCTGCGCAAGAGCTGGTTCGCGAGGGCGTTCGGTCGGAGGCCGTTCGTTTCGTTCGTTATCGAGGCACTGGCTGCGGAGGGATTCGTTGACTATGACTGCATCAGCTTCAATCTGTTTGCAGCGCCTCTGGTGCGACATTTGAAATGTCGGCGATGCCTGTTCGACGGCTGGGATAATTTTCTCGAATTTCCGGAGCATAACTCGCATAGTTGCCGTTTACATGACTGCTATGCCGATTGGGCCGATATGAGGGTGGCCTGGACTACCAACTCAGAATCGAACCGTGATTTCTATTGTTCCGAGTTCGGGCTCGATAAGTGTGAAGTGGTCCGTAACGGCGTCGATGTTGAGCGGTTTCGGAAAAGGTATGCTGCTCCCGAGAAGTTGGTTGATCTGCCGAGACCGCTTGTCGGCATTGGAGCTAAAGTAACTCATCTGATCGATACCGATTTGATTAACTATCTGACAACCGCGTTTCCCGAAGTTAGTTTCGTGTTAGCCGGTCAGATACTCGATGCCGGACAGTTCCATCGTATCGTACAACGGCCGAATTTCCATTATCTGGGTGATATTCATTATCGTGATTATCCGGCGTTCGTTCAGCAGTTCGATGTCTGCCTGATTCCTTATGTCCCGGAGGAACGGCAGCACGGCGGGGATTCGATAAAGTTCTATGAATACCTGGCGGCCGATAAGCCGATCGTAAGTACTCGCATGGCAGGAATCGATGACTCCTACGAAGGAGTGTTTACGGCACAGGACAAGGAATCGTTTGAAGCTGCCCTTCGCCGGGCGCTAAAGATTCGCCCGCAACCACGCATGATCCCGGATGAATTAACCTGGCGTGCTCGTGCCGAAGCGATTTGGCGCGTTTTATCCTCCCGATAA
- a CDS encoding glycosyltransferase family 1 protein → MRLILGADLLDDRRCGMRICLESFLDEVARQKRQDELDLLHGVPLGHDSPQGFRSRLVPYSDGRGAKLIWSQIRLPVWLRQTDYEVIHWPYQIMPPGRSPIPLTVAVWDLAPMLHREPGWGRFSTALKYEMILGRALRNAAHIITHSRAVAHDIVEKFKIAPEAISVIYPGLSSRFQTEAENEVVSPAGHGILYVGTDTTRKNLNLLLEAYGLLVKDGCREPLRLRVTDDEKHQKIIRERARSFKIPKELLLFESAVNLEGLIALYRDVRLLVFPSLYEGFGLPMIEAMACGVPVVALNCSTMPEVLGDAGLLVDEPKPRPFADRIAECLAWDNDRRRQRIEAGRKQALRFQWSTSVEQHFQVWEAVACNTAPTDVGEPWANE, encoded by the coding sequence ATGAGATTGATTCTTGGCGCTGATTTGCTCGATGATCGCCGGTGCGGCATGCGAATCTGTCTGGAATCATTCCTCGATGAAGTGGCCCGACAAAAACGACAGGATGAACTCGACCTGCTTCATGGAGTTCCACTCGGCCATGACTCACCTCAGGGATTTCGCAGTCGCCTGGTTCCTTATAGCGACGGACGTGGAGCGAAATTGATCTGGTCGCAGATAAGGCTTCCGGTATGGCTTAGGCAGACGGATTATGAAGTAATCCATTGGCCGTATCAGATAATGCCGCCGGGACGTTCGCCAATTCCACTGACGGTGGCGGTCTGGGACCTGGCGCCGATGTTACATCGTGAACCGGGCTGGGGGCGGTTTTCCACAGCGCTGAAATACGAAATGATACTCGGACGAGCGTTGCGCAATGCCGCTCACATCATCACGCACAGTCGGGCCGTAGCGCATGATATCGTCGAGAAATTCAAAATTGCCCCGGAAGCGATCAGTGTGATTTATCCCGGTTTATCGTCTCGTTTTCAAACGGAAGCCGAGAATGAAGTCGTTTCTCCGGCCGGACACGGAATCCTTTATGTCGGAACCGACACTACCCGCAAAAATTTGAATCTGCTGCTCGAAGCGTACGGTTTGCTCGTGAAGGACGGCTGTCGGGAACCGCTTCGACTGCGTGTTACCGATGATGAAAAACACCAAAAAATCATCAGAGAGCGTGCCCGTAGTTTCAAAATCCCGAAAGAACTGCTCCTCTTTGAGTCGGCAGTTAATCTGGAAGGATTGATTGCGCTGTATCGCGATGTCCGTCTGTTGGTGTTTCCTTCGCTTTATGAGGGCTTCGGTCTGCCCATGATAGAGGCGATGGCCTGCGGTGTGCCGGTAGTGGCGCTAAATTGTTCCACTATGCCCGAAGTCCTTGGGGATGCCGGTCTGCTTGTCGATGAACCCAAACCGCGACCTTTTGCCGACCGTATCGCGGAATGTCTTGCCTGGGACAACGACCGTCGCCGGCAACGAATCGAAGCGGGTCGGAAACAGGCCCTCCGTTTCCAATGGTCAACCTCTGTCGAACAACATTTCCAGGTCTGGGAAGCGGTTGCCTGCAATACCGCCCCGACCGATGTGGGAGAGCCATGGGCGAACGAATAG
- a CDS encoding dTDP-4-dehydrorhamnose 3,5-epimerase family protein, whose protein sequence is MNQEIFEGVIVKRLTRHTDRRGWLIELFRSDEIEADYMPVMAYISMTHSGVVRGPHEHRDQADFFGFIGPSRFRLYLWDNRSDSNTFGKRMTLEAGEGDPAVVIVPAGVVHAYKNIGDVDGLVFNAPNRLYAGQGRGETVDEIRHEDDPASPFQVD, encoded by the coding sequence ATGAATCAGGAGATTTTTGAAGGAGTCATTGTCAAGCGGTTGACGCGTCATACCGATCGGCGCGGCTGGTTGATCGAATTGTTCCGGTCCGATGAGATCGAGGCTGATTACATGCCGGTAATGGCTTATATCTCCATGACCCATTCCGGGGTGGTACGCGGACCGCATGAGCACCGCGATCAGGCTGATTTCTTCGGATTCATCGGACCATCGCGCTTTCGTCTCTATCTTTGGGACAACCGTTCCGATTCGAACACGTTTGGCAAGCGTATGACTCTCGAGGCCGGTGAGGGAGATCCGGCGGTAGTGATTGTCCCGGCCGGAGTGGTGCATGCCTATAAAAACATCGGCGATGTTGACGGTCTGGTTTTCAATGCCCCTAACAGATTGTATGCGGGGCAGGGGCGAGGCGAAACGGTCGATGAAATTCGCCATGAAGACGATCCCGCCTCGCCGTTCCAGGTTGATTGA
- a CDS encoding methylenetetrahydrofolate reductase, producing the protein MYVTEHLERARNPLFSYEIIPPPRGKSAREILDIVERLMPFEPPFIDVTAHSAAASYDTNPDGTVVRKIRRKRPGTLSICGIIQNRYNIDTVPHLLCQGFTREETEDAMIELNFLGIHNVLAIRGDEPNFKVDIQAGRTVNEHSLELVEQLDHLRDGYYLDELEESEAIDLCIGVGGYPEKHFEAPNLSSDIAYLKEKVDAGADYIVTQMFFDNMHFIDFADRCRRAGIDVPIIPGIKVINSTRQLTLLPKRFHIDLPDRLVDAVNDEPKRVRQIGIDWAVQQCEQLLNYDAKCIHFFVFNDVKSVEKVVTRLRK; encoded by the coding sequence ATGTACGTTACGGAACACCTGGAGCGAGCCCGTAATCCGCTTTTCAGCTATGAGATTATTCCGCCGCCTCGGGGTAAAAGCGCTCGTGAAATTCTCGATATCGTCGAGCGTCTCATGCCGTTCGAGCCTCCTTTCATCGATGTGACTGCCCACTCCGCCGCCGCCAGCTACGACACCAATCCGGATGGAACCGTCGTACGCAAGATACGCCGCAAGCGACCGGGAACGCTTTCCATTTGCGGCATTATCCAGAACCGGTACAATATCGACACCGTGCCGCATTTGCTCTGCCAGGGATTCACGCGCGAGGAGACCGAAGATGCGATGATCGAGTTGAATTTCCTCGGCATCCATAATGTGCTGGCGATCCGAGGGGATGAACCCAATTTCAAGGTTGATATCCAGGCCGGGCGGACGGTCAACGAGCACAGCCTCGAACTGGTGGAGCAGTTGGACCATTTGCGCGACGGTTATTATCTCGATGAACTGGAGGAGAGCGAGGCGATCGATCTCTGCATCGGCGTCGGCGGTTATCCCGAGAAGCATTTCGAAGCTCCGAATCTGTCGTCCGATATCGCATATCTGAAGGAAAAAGTCGACGCCGGAGCGGATTATATCGTAACCCAGATGTTTTTCGACAATATGCACTTCATTGATTTCGCGGATCGCTGCCGCAGGGCCGGAATCGATGTCCCGATCATTCCCGGTATCAAGGTAATCAACTCCACTCGTCAATTGACGTTACTCCCGAAACGGTTTCATATCGACCTGCCGGATCGGCTGGTAGATGCCGTCAACGATGAACCCAAACGTGTGCGTCAGATCGGTATTGACTGGGCCGTGCAGCAATGCGAGCAGTTACTCAATTACGATGCTAAGTGCATTCACTTTTTCGTGTTTAACGATGTCAAGTCGGTCGAAAAAGTGGTGACGCGGTTACGGAAGTAG
- the rfbD gene encoding dTDP-4-dehydrorhamnose reductase: MAVPKILITGSNGQLGRELMDYFGSCADVTGIDLEDLDILNPEEVRRTFRSIAPDVVLHTAAYTDVDRAESEPDRAMAVNADGSRNVALASREVGARLVYYSTDYVFNGKKKKSYVEDDRPDPINVYGRSKLEGERLVSEIADNSVIMRIAWLYGHNGKNFVNTILKVINEKIEQLVPGESLEWLRVVDDQTGSPTWSREVARQTEAILEHELVGIVHASAEGQATWYDFAVAIVEACRLPVMVSPCATSVYPRPAERPFYSVLENARLKELGINRMADWKDALNEFFAVENQTI; encoded by the coding sequence ATGGCGGTTCCTAAAATCCTCATCACCGGCTCCAACGGTCAATTGGGACGTGAGTTGATGGACTATTTCGGCTCCTGCGCCGATGTGACCGGAATTGATTTGGAAGATCTCGATATTCTCAACCCGGAGGAAGTGCGTAGAACGTTTCGCAGTATTGCACCTGATGTCGTTTTGCACACTGCCGCCTATACCGATGTCGACCGTGCGGAGTCGGAACCTGATCGGGCGATGGCGGTCAATGCCGATGGCTCCCGCAATGTGGCGCTGGCTAGTCGTGAGGTGGGGGCTCGTCTGGTTTATTACTCCACCGACTATGTGTTTAACGGTAAGAAAAAGAAATCGTATGTCGAGGATGACCGACCGGATCCGATAAACGTCTACGGCCGCTCCAAGCTGGAGGGGGAGCGGCTGGTAAGCGAGATTGCAGATAACTCCGTGATCATGCGTATCGCCTGGCTGTATGGGCATAACGGTAAGAATTTCGTAAATACAATTCTCAAGGTGATCAACGAAAAAATCGAACAACTCGTCCCCGGCGAATCTCTCGAATGGCTTCGTGTCGTTGACGATCAGACCGGTAGTCCCACCTGGTCACGTGAAGTGGCGCGCCAGACAGAGGCGATCCTGGAACACGAATTGGTTGGAATCGTGCATGCTTCGGCGGAGGGACAAGCTACCTGGTATGACTTCGCCGTGGCCATTGTCGAGGCTTGCAGGCTCCCGGTTATGGTTTCGCCTTGTGCCACCTCGGTATACCCGCGTCCGGCCGAACGTCCTTTTTATTCCGTACTTGAAAACGCCCGTCTCAAAGAACTCGGTATTAATCGCATGGCCGACTGGAAGGATGCCCTCAACGAGTTCTTCGCTGTCGAAAACCAAACGATCTGA
- a CDS encoding O-antigen ligase family protein, giving the protein MGERIAAFSQRLSGLQRALLFLLVGAMFINVAKVALGSRYWILLADVVTGVLFLWVTITGLLQGRKWLRIEWLFLAFITIGLAELFNPNVPSMVAGIEGFRRLIFQMLIFFVAVAAATNREYVIKTVHLIGLCAIPILLYGIKQFFFLSGFDYALISANTASIDTWQIFGKTRAFSIFNGPFHLGLFSGFMFWVALTLYAEKKRAWPITLAVLSVLACLASLTRSSVVALAGSIPIVLFFIYRQRRMKIVWITLIVLVVLILIGWILTGLFPEVGMLFGSLSSLDDMSQGTRFTSRFEGYAHGWSLLKSHPAGLGMGSAADAMEQYFEPANKIHVTSHNLFLRVALETGWPGLILFLLMVLLLAQAAFRLRGEGDLPAAMLLSGPLTVIMIAGLTGSSLGAYPINLLLWAFCGLLCGLAMLLGGTTHGR; this is encoded by the coding sequence ATGGGCGAACGAATAGCGGCATTCTCACAACGTCTGAGCGGACTCCAGCGAGCTTTGTTGTTCCTGTTGGTCGGAGCGATGTTCATCAATGTCGCCAAGGTAGCATTGGGCTCGCGTTATTGGATCCTTCTGGCCGATGTCGTGACCGGTGTGCTTTTCTTATGGGTAACGATCACCGGGTTGTTACAGGGTCGAAAATGGCTTCGGATAGAATGGCTTTTCCTGGCTTTCATAACGATAGGTTTGGCGGAACTTTTCAATCCGAATGTGCCGTCGATGGTGGCGGGGATTGAGGGATTTCGGAGACTGATATTTCAGATGCTGATCTTTTTCGTGGCGGTGGCGGCCGCGACGAACCGCGAGTATGTAATTAAGACCGTCCACTTGATAGGGCTGTGTGCTATCCCGATTCTCCTGTACGGTATCAAGCAGTTTTTCTTCTTATCCGGTTTCGATTATGCCTTGATCTCCGCCAACACGGCCTCTATCGACACCTGGCAGATTTTCGGCAAGACGCGAGCCTTTTCGATTTTCAACGGACCTTTTCATCTCGGGCTGTTTTCCGGATTCATGTTTTGGGTGGCGCTGACTCTCTATGCCGAGAAGAAAAGAGCCTGGCCGATAACCCTGGCCGTTTTATCCGTGCTGGCCTGTCTGGCGAGCTTAACGCGGTCTTCAGTCGTGGCATTAGCCGGTTCGATCCCGATCGTGTTGTTTTTTATTTACCGACAACGGCGCATGAAAATCGTCTGGATTACTCTGATAGTGCTGGTCGTGCTGATTCTGATTGGCTGGATACTGACCGGCCTTTTCCCCGAGGTGGGCATGCTGTTCGGGAGTCTTTCCAGCCTGGACGATATGTCGCAGGGGACTCGTTTCACGAGTCGTTTTGAGGGTTACGCCCACGGCTGGAGTCTTCTTAAATCACACCCGGCGGGACTCGGGATGGGTTCGGCGGCCGATGCGATGGAGCAGTATTTCGAACCGGCCAACAAAATTCACGTCACCAGCCATAATTTGTTTCTGCGAGTGGCGCTGGAAACCGGCTGGCCCGGTCTGATTCTGTTTCTGCTGATGGTGTTGCTGCTGGCGCAGGCCGCATTCCGTCTGCGCGGCGAGGGCGATTTGCCCGCCGCCATGCTTTTATCCGGACCGCTTACGGTAATCATGATCGCCGGTCTGACCGGATCGAGTCTCGGTGCTTATCCGATCAATCTTCTGTTATGGGCGTTTTGTGGTTTGCTGTGTGGATTGGCCATGCTGCTGGGGGGGACGACGCATGGTCGCTGA